One stretch of Zingiber officinale cultivar Zhangliang chromosome 6B, Zo_v1.1, whole genome shotgun sequence DNA includes these proteins:
- the LOC121992252 gene encoding L-galactono-1,4-lactone dehydrogenase 1, mitochondrial-like: MVNLALMDKVLEVDQKAKRVRVQAGIRVSQLVDALKEHGLTLQNFASIREQQIGGIIQVGAHGTGARLPPIDEQVVSMKLVTPAKGTIEVSKEKDPELFYLARCGLGGLGVVAEVTLQCVERHELVEHTFVSNASEIRKNHKKWLTENKHIKYLWIPYTDAVVVVQCNPLSKWRNPKHKPKYGKDEALRQIHALYHDSLEKYSSGNAAAEQDIDQLSFTELRDKLLALDPLNIGHVIKVNQAEADYWRKSEGYRVGWSDEILGFDCGGQQWVSETCFPAGTLKSPSMKDLDFIEELKKLIEEEEVPAPAPIEQRWTASSKSLMSPASSTGDEDIFSWVGIIMYLPTTDPRQRKDITDEFFSYRHLTQTSLWDKYSAYEHWAKIEVPKKKEELAELQARLRKRFPVDMYNKARRELDPKRILSNAFLGKIFPSTETSVSA; this comes from the exons ATGGTCAACTTGGCGCTGATGGACAAGGTGCTCGAGGTGGACCAAAAGGCGAAGCGGGTGAGGGTGCAGGCCGGGATCAGGGTGTCGCAGCTCGTGGATGCTCTCAAGGAGCATGGCCTCACGCTGCAGAATTTCGCCTCCATAAGAGAGCAGCAGATTGGGGGAATCATACAG GTTGGAGCTCATGGTACTGGTGCACGTTTGCCACCAATTGATGAGCAGGTCGTCAGCATGAAGCTGGTGACTCCTGCGAAGGGAACAATAGAAGTCTCGAAAGAGAAAGATCCTGAACTGTTCTATCTTGCTCGCTGTGGCCTTGGGGGCCTTGGTGTAGTTGCAGAAGTCACCCTTCAGTGTGTGGAACGACATGAATTGGTAGAACACACATTTGTTTCTAATGCCAGTGAGATAAGGAAAAATCACAA GAAGTGGCTGACCGAAAACAAGCATATAAAGTATCTTTGGATTCCATATACAGATGCCGTTGTTGTTGTGCAGTGTAATCCTCTTTCCAAGTGGAGAAACCCAAAGCATAAGCCAAAGTACGGGAAGGATGAAGCGTTGAGGCAAATTCATGCTCTCTACCATGATTCACTGGAAAAGTACAG TTCTGGAAATGCTGCTGCTGAACAAGATATCGATCAACTATCATTCACAGAGTTGAGGGATAaacttcttgctcttgatcctcTCAATATAGGTCATGTCATAAAAGTCAATCAGGCAGAAGCTGATTACTGGAGGAAGTCTGAAGGATACCGTGTAGGTTGGAGTGATGAAATATTGGGATTTGATTGTGGTGGACAGCAATGGGTCTCTGAAACCTGTTTCCCAGCTGGTACTCTGAAAAGTCCTAGCATGAAGGATTTGGACTTTATAGAAGAACTGAAGAAGCTCATAGAAGAGGAAGAGGTGCCAGCACCTGCTCCCATTGAGCAACGTTGGACTGCTTCCAGTAAGAGTCTGATGAGCCCAGCATCATCCACCGGCGATGAAGATATATTTTCTTGG GTTGGCATAATCATGTACCTGCCGACAACAGATCCTCGCCAAAGGAAGGACATAACTGATGAGTTCTTCAGTTACAGACATTTGACACAAACTAGCTTGTGGGATAAATATTCTGCTTATGAACATTGGGCTAAAATTGAG GTtcccaagaagaaggaagagcttGCAGAACTTCAAGCAAGATTGCGGAAGCGTTTTCCAGTCGACATGTATAACAAAGCACGCAGGGAGTTAGATCCGAAGAGAATCCTTTCAAACGCATTTCTGGGGAAGATTTTCCCCTCAACGGAGACTTCCGTTTCAGCTTGA